The following are encoded in a window of Halorarum salinum genomic DNA:
- a CDS encoding peroxiredoxin family protein → MTLEGESAPGFTLESTAGGSVTLSETLEDGPTVALVNRGHWCSFCAEQLGTFDEVAYDLWFNDGVDVLPVVTDAVPKLREMRDRFDLDFQLLADPEGDVAERYSGTEETSHGVTGIAATYVVDEDGTVRYEQVADRPADRTYGNWVRYFIRNGYEDPFGE, encoded by the coding sequence ATGACACTCGAAGGCGAGTCGGCGCCGGGGTTCACGCTCGAGAGTACGGCCGGCGGATCGGTCACCCTCTCGGAGACCCTTGAGGACGGGCCGACGGTGGCGCTCGTCAATCGGGGCCACTGGTGTAGCTTCTGTGCCGAACAGCTGGGGACGTTCGACGAGGTCGCGTACGACCTCTGGTTCAACGACGGCGTCGACGTCCTCCCCGTCGTTACCGACGCCGTTCCGAAGCTCCGGGAGATGCGCGACCGGTTCGACCTCGACTTCCAGCTGCTCGCCGACCCGGAGGGCGACGTGGCCGAGCGATACAGCGGTACCGAGGAGACGAGCCACGGGGTCACGGGCATCGCCGCGACGTACGTCGTCGACGAGGACGGCACGGTCCGGTACGAGCAGGTCGCCGACCGCCCCGCCGACAGGACGTACGGCAACTGGGTCAGGTACT
- the dnaJ gene encoding molecular chaperone DnaJ — MSEDFYEALGVSRDASEEEIKQAYRQKATEYHPDVSDDPNAEERFKTVKKAKEVLTDEEKRQAYDQMGHDRFEQAEKRGGFDGGPGGAGGMGGQGNPFGGMGGGGMGGGLGDIFEEFFGGGGGRGRGGPRPGKDLRTSLDITLQEAYDGVTKQFTATRPQRCPDCDGEGHPPDADVRTCPECNGQGQVTRVQQTPLGRVQQASTCPRCEGEGELYSEDCPRCDGGGVVREESTLTVDVPAGIREGQSLRMEREGAPGEPGAPDGDLLIEIRIEDDERFDRDGADLQLTQPISFPQATFGDAIELETLDGAVEFDVPAGTQSGETFRLRGKGMPRLRGRGNGDLYVQVQVVTPEDLNDEQREALRAFAEAGGEEIDVSEGFFEKIRNSF; from the coding sequence ATGAGCGAGGACTTCTACGAGGCTCTGGGGGTCTCGCGCGACGCCTCCGAGGAGGAGATCAAGCAGGCGTACCGCCAGAAGGCGACCGAGTACCACCCCGACGTCAGCGACGACCCGAACGCCGAGGAGAGGTTCAAGACGGTCAAGAAGGCCAAGGAGGTGCTGACCGACGAGGAGAAGCGCCAGGCGTACGACCAGATGGGTCACGACCGCTTCGAACAGGCCGAGAAGCGCGGCGGGTTCGACGGCGGCCCGGGCGGCGCCGGGGGGATGGGCGGCCAGGGCAACCCCTTCGGCGGCATGGGCGGCGGCGGCATGGGCGGCGGCCTCGGCGACATCTTCGAGGAGTTCTTCGGCGGCGGCGGGGGACGCGGTCGCGGCGGCCCGCGGCCCGGGAAGGACCTGCGGACGAGCCTCGACATCACGCTTCAGGAGGCGTACGACGGCGTCACCAAGCAGTTCACGGCGACCCGGCCACAGCGGTGTCCCGACTGCGACGGCGAGGGACACCCGCCCGACGCCGACGTGCGGACCTGCCCCGAGTGCAACGGCCAGGGACAGGTGACCCGCGTCCAGCAGACGCCGCTGGGACGCGTTCAGCAGGCGAGCACCTGCCCGCGCTGTGAGGGCGAGGGCGAACTGTACTCCGAGGACTGCCCGCGGTGTGACGGCGGCGGCGTGGTGCGCGAGGAGTCCACCCTCACCGTCGACGTGCCGGCGGGCATCCGCGAGGGACAGAGCCTCCGGATGGAGCGCGAGGGCGCGCCCGGCGAACCCGGCGCCCCCGACGGCGACCTGCTCATCGAGATCCGGATCGAGGACGACGAACGGTTCGACCGCGACGGCGCCGACCTGCAGCTCACCCAGCCCATCTCGTTCCCGCAGGCCACGTTCGGCGACGCGATCGAACTGGAGACGCTCGACGGCGCCGTGGAGTTCGACGTACCCGCGGGCACCCAGTCGGGCGAGACGTTCCGCCTGCGCGGGAAGGGGATGCCCCGCCTTCGGGGGCGCGGCAACGGCGACCTCTACGTCCAGGTGCAGGTCGTGACCCCCGAGGACCTGAACGACGAGCAGCGGGAGGCCCTGCGGGCGTTCGCGGAGGCCGGCGGCGAGGAGATCGACGTGAGCGAGGGGTTCTTCGAGAAGATCAGGAACTCGTTCTGA